The proteins below come from a single Parcubacteria group bacterium genomic window:
- a CDS encoding methyltransferase domain-containing protein encodes MEKQKKISMDGDTSIIGNPSLEMKFINPQAIIDTIEITEGMTIGDFGCGTGYFSFPLAKKVGQSGIVYAVDILKEKLEVVESEAKILGLDNIIVKRANLELIGGSNLEGESLDWVCLVNMLFQNKNKSLVIEEAVRVLKKGGRMLVVEWSGDNHFGPEKKMRVTQDEISKLALNAGLSFLQEIKISNFHYGIILGK; translated from the coding sequence ATGGAAAAACAAAAAAAAATAAGCATGGATGGTGATACCAGTATAATAGGGAATCCTTCTCTTGAGATGAAGTTTATCAATCCACAAGCGATTATTGACACGATTGAAATTACTGAAGGAATGACCATAGGGGATTTTGGCTGTGGAACAGGCTACTTTTCATTCCCTCTTGCAAAAAAAGTTGGGCAAAGCGGAATCGTGTACGCCGTCGATATTTTGAAGGAAAAATTGGAAGTAGTCGAATCAGAGGCAAAGATATTGGGGCTTGACAATATTATTGTCAAAAGAGCCAATCTTGAACTGATCGGTGGATCAAATCTGGAAGGGGAGAGTCTGGATTGGGTTTGTTTAGTCAATATGCTTTTTCAAAATAAAAATAAAAGTTTAGTCATTGAGGAAGCTGTAAGAGTTTTGAAAAAAGGTGGGAGGATGCTGGTTGTTGAATGGAGTGGGGATAATCATTTTGGTCCGGAAAAAAAGATGCGTGTAACGCAAGACGAAATTTCTAAATTAGCCTTAAATGCTGGATTGAGTTTTTTGCAAGAGATTAAAATTAGTAATTTTCATTACGGTATAATTTTAGGAAAATAA
- a CDS encoding DUF4446 family protein: protein MATIKILIETHLLLFLALFSLFLLVVLIWNIFLHLTLRKLQATNREFFKGEKVKNLEEIFLEQAKNLKVLDKDIQELYTISNEINNLAMRGIHKISAIRFNPFKDVGGNQSFSIALLNGKNNGITITALYTKEGTRVYSKAITNGESPNFPLTEEEKKAIETALLVEDRKKK, encoded by the coding sequence ATGGCAACCATCAAAATCCTAATCGAAACACATTTATTGCTTTTTTTGGCGCTTTTCTCTCTTTTTTTATTAGTTGTGCTGATTTGGAACATTTTTCTACATCTGACTCTACGAAAGCTTCAAGCCACCAATCGAGAATTTTTCAAAGGCGAAAAAGTCAAAAACCTGGAAGAAATATTCCTAGAACAAGCCAAAAATCTGAAAGTGCTCGACAAAGACATCCAAGAGCTCTACACCATTTCCAATGAGATCAATAATTTGGCGATGCGTGGCATCCACAAGATTTCCGCTATCCGCTTCAATCCATTCAAAGATGTCGGCGGAAATCAAAGTTTTTCTATTGCGCTTCTGAACGGAAAAAATAACGGCATCACTATTACCGCTCTCTACACCAAAGAAGGCACGAGGGTTTATTCCAAGGCCATTACGAATGGAGAATCGCCAAATTTCCCTCTGACCGAAGAAGAAAAGAAGGCCATCGAAACCGCGCTTTTAGTTGAAGACAGGAAGAAAAAATAA
- a CDS encoding extracellular solute-binding protein, protein MKNKIRAFSALLAVVSVLFVSGCGCAPVVKKYKVNLEVWGVVDDSDAYVEIFKNYHDINPNVGTITYKKQRIETYQQDLLDALASGKGPDIFLIQNNWLPMFANKIVAAPKEILTEQRFRSNFVDVVADDFVSNGDVFAAPLSANSLALYYNKDLFNAAGIVAPPKTWDEFLSDTEKITKINSNGEISPSGASLGTNSGNINRATDILGMLMLQSKASMRDASGRVNFGRDQSAIKALEFYTNFAKSSAPNYSWNSRMHYSIDAFSEGTLAMMFNYSWQIPIIRSKAPKLNFAVASVPQMSLGSPVNYANYWGYAVTGNKIIVNDPKSKLLPVTNDMRVTEAWKLLTYLTTKEGIPAVASSSGISVVKKPVGNFDPAANYLERTKQPAARRDLIDTQRSDVDLGVFAQGNLIAKSWVENDPVAIEGFFDEMIDNINHGAMSVADAISVTADRIQRSELK, encoded by the coding sequence ATGAAAAACAAGATTAGAGCCTTCTCAGCTTTGCTTGCTGTAGTGTCTGTACTATTTGTTTCTGGTTGTGGTTGTGCTCCGGTAGTTAAAAAATATAAAGTCAATTTGGAAGTGTGGGGCGTGGTAGATGATAGCGATGCTTATGTGGAAATTTTTAAGAATTATCATGATATAAATCCCAACGTGGGAACCATCACTTACAAAAAGCAGCGGATCGAGACTTACCAGCAGGATTTGCTCGATGCTTTGGCTTCCGGCAAGGGTCCAGATATCTTTCTTATTCAAAACAATTGGTTACCGATGTTTGCTAATAAGATAGTTGCGGCGCCGAAGGAGATTCTTACCGAACAGAGATTTCGTTCTAATTTTGTCGACGTTGTCGCTGACGATTTTGTTTCCAATGGCGACGTGTTTGCTGCTCCACTTTCAGCTAATTCACTCGCACTTTACTATAATAAGGATCTGTTTAATGCAGCAGGGATCGTTGCTCCTCCAAAAACTTGGGATGAATTTTTGAGCGACACGGAGAAAATAACTAAAATCAATTCCAATGGAGAGATTAGCCCTTCCGGTGCGTCACTAGGAACAAATTCCGGAAATATTAATCGAGCGACTGATATTTTGGGGATGTTGATGTTGCAAAGCAAGGCTTCGATGCGAGATGCAAGTGGAAGGGTGAATTTTGGCAGGGATCAGAGTGCTATAAAGGCACTGGAATTCTACACCAATTTTGCTAAGAGTTCAGCGCCAAATTATTCCTGGAATTCGCGGATGCATTATTCAATCGACGCTTTCTCCGAAGGGACTCTTGCTATGATGTTTAATTATTCTTGGCAAATACCAATAATCAGAAGCAAAGCACCAAAATTAAATTTTGCCGTTGCGTCTGTTCCACAGATGTCCCTTGGGTCGCCGGTCAATTATGCTAACTATTGGGGTTATGCGGTTACGGGAAATAAAATTATCGTCAATGATCCAAAAAGTAAGCTGCTACCGGTTACGAATGATATGCGAGTAACTGAGGCGTGGAAACTTTTAACTTATTTAACAACAAAGGAGGGGATTCCGGCCGTTGCATCATCTTCGGGGATAAGCGTGGTGAAAAAACCAGTCGGAAATTTTGATCCGGCAGCGAATTATCTCGAGAGAACCAAACAGCCAGCAGCAAGAAGGGACTTGATTGATACACAGAGGAGTGATGTTGATCTCGGTGTTTTTGCTCAGGGCAATTTGATCGCCAAGAGTTGGGTAGAAAATGACCCCGTAGCAATCGAAGGTTTTTTTGATGAAATGATAGATAATATCAATCATGGAGCGATGAGTGTGGCAGATGCGATTTCTGTAACGGCTGACCGGATTCAAAGATCTGAACTGAAGTAA
- a CDS encoding pilin, translated as MQKKKYLIILLVLVCGLLFVNNVFAESTGGSVTTSFPNPITSNSIADVLNGLMKALYGLVVTLAIIFIVIGGILYMMSAGDPGMITRAKNCWLFSVIGLAIVIAAPTFLKQVESILGGSLTDENGQLKNALTIGQIATNILNFLLSVTGIIAIISLVIAGVMYMTAYGDSTRIETAKKTGTWALVGIIVALVSLIAVQQIAKLITG; from the coding sequence ATGCAAAAGAAAAAATATTTGATCATATTATTGGTCCTCGTGTGCGGTTTGCTATTTGTGAATAATGTTTTTGCCGAATCAACCGGAGGTTCTGTCACAACTTCCTTTCCCAATCCGATTACCTCCAACTCGATTGCCGATGTTTTAAATGGACTGATGAAGGCACTTTATGGCCTGGTAGTAACCTTGGCAATCATCTTTATTGTTATCGGCGGAATTCTTTATATGATGTCCGCAGGTGATCCGGGAATGATTACGCGTGCTAAGAATTGTTGGTTGTTTTCTGTTATTGGTCTTGCTATCGTAATCGCCGCACCAACTTTTCTTAAGCAAGTCGAATCAATCTTGGGAGGAAGTTTAACTGACGAAAATGGCCAGCTTAAAAATGCATTGACAATTGGACAGATTGCTACCAATATTCTTAACTTCCTCTTGTCGGTTACGGGAATCATTGCTATAATCAGTTTAGTTATTGCGGGAGTGATGTATATGACCGCTTATGGTGATAGTACAAGAATAGAGACTGCCAAAAAAACGGGAACATGGGCGCTTGTGGGAATTATTGTTGCGCTGGTTTCTTTGATTGCTGTTCAGCAAATTGCTAAATTGATCACAGGATAG